In the Desulfatiglans anilini DSM 4660 genome, one interval contains:
- a CDS encoding glycosyltransferase family 2 protein, with the protein MMVLSVIIPTYNRAAVLERAVASVLGQKTDHPVELLVVDDGSSDETPKLLASFRHRLTLLTHHRNRGVSAARNTGIRYARGSYIAFLDSDDCWLPQKLAVQAAFMLQRPSELISQTDEIWIRNGRRVNPKKKHLKPDGDIFKPSLERCLVSPSAVMVKRTLFEQVGFFDEGLPACEDYDLWLRISARWPVHFIPQKLTVRYGGHPDQLSARFRGMDRFRIVALAKILRSGVLDPGRKAEAWTEMARKCTIYGNGCLRRGKRVEGIFYLNLPKAMADAAGIAR; encoded by the coding sequence ATGATGGTCCTGAGTGTCATCATCCCTACCTACAACCGGGCGGCGGTCCTGGAGCGGGCTGTTGCATCGGTGCTCGGCCAGAAAACCGATCACCCCGTTGAACTGCTCGTTGTGGACGACGGCTCATCGGACGAAACCCCGAAACTTCTCGCGTCTTTCAGGCATCGCCTGACGCTCCTCACCCACCATCGGAACCGCGGCGTTTCAGCGGCACGCAACACGGGCATCCGGTATGCCAGAGGATCCTACATCGCATTCCTCGATTCCGATGACTGCTGGCTCCCGCAAAAACTGGCCGTCCAAGCGGCCTTCATGCTGCAAAGACCTTCTGAGCTCATCAGCCAGACGGATGAGATCTGGATCAGAAACGGACGCCGCGTCAATCCGAAAAAAAAGCATTTGAAGCCGGACGGGGATATCTTCAAGCCTTCCCTCGAGCGCTGCCTGGTAAGTCCATCTGCTGTTATGGTAAAACGGACATTGTTCGAACAGGTGGGATTTTTCGATGAAGGATTGCCGGCCTGCGAGGACTATGATCTCTGGCTCCGGATCAGTGCTCGCTGGCCGGTTCATTTCATACCGCAGAAGTTGACCGTGCGTTACGGCGGCCATCCCGACCAGCTCTCCGCCCGCTTTCGCGGCATGGACCGCTTCCGCATCGTGGCCCTTGCCAAGATCCTGCGAAGCGGGGTCCTCGACCCCGGCCGGAAGGCGGAGGCATGGACGGAAATGGCCAGAAAATGCACGATCTACGGGAACGGATGCCTCCGCCGCGGAAAGCGGGTCGAGGGGATCTTCTATTTGAACCTGCCAAAGGCTATGGCCGATGCAGCGGGCATTGCCCGATAG
- a CDS encoding ParB/RepB/Spo0J family partition protein — protein MVKRKALGKGLAALIPEAENLEGGRGQHFFLCPIAAIEPSPYQPRQAFSEPELQSMAESVRENGILTPLLVTKTDQGYQLIAGERRWRAAQRAGLDRVPVVIRDVSGAEALQLALIENIHRKDLNAIEEALACKRLLEETGLTQEALAKRLGKDRTSITNLLRLLNLPQSIQRNVIDGSLSMGHARVLAGIKDPARQLALRDRVIQKGLSVRQLEDMAKTGKKRPALGIRDPYLSALSEDLRRSLGTQVEIRRRGKKGRIVIHFHSDEELDRLLQQFA, from the coding sequence ATGGTAAAAAGAAAGGCGCTCGGTAAGGGATTGGCGGCCCTCATACCGGAGGCCGAGAACCTCGAAGGCGGGCGAGGGCAGCACTTTTTTCTGTGCCCGATTGCCGCTATCGAGCCGAGCCCCTATCAGCCACGCCAGGCATTTTCCGAACCCGAACTCCAGTCCATGGCCGAATCCGTGCGCGAAAATGGGATCTTGACACCCCTGCTGGTGACAAAAACAGATCAGGGTTATCAATTGATTGCCGGCGAGAGACGATGGCGGGCGGCGCAACGAGCGGGGCTCGACCGGGTGCCGGTTGTCATCCGGGACGTCAGCGGGGCCGAGGCCCTGCAGCTCGCCCTGATCGAAAACATCCACCGCAAGGACCTGAATGCCATCGAAGAGGCCCTGGCCTGCAAACGCCTGCTCGAAGAGACAGGGCTTACCCAGGAAGCTCTAGCCAAGCGGCTGGGGAAGGATAGGACCTCGATCACGAACCTGCTGCGGCTTCTCAACCTGCCGCAGTCCATTCAGAGGAACGTCATCGATGGCTCACTTTCGATGGGGCATGCCCGGGTCCTGGCCGGGATCAAAGACCCCGCACGCCAGCTTGCGCTGAGAGATCGGGTGATCCAGAAGGGTCTTTCCGTCCGGCAGCTCGAAGACATGGCGAAGACGGGAAAGAAGCGCCCGGCCTTGGGCATTCGCGATCCTTACCTGAGTGCCTTGTCGGAGGATCTGAGGCGCTCCCTCGGAACGCAGGTCGAGATCAGAAGGCGGGGGAAAAAGGGGCGGATCGTGATCCATTTCCACTCCGATGAGGAACTCGACCGTTTGCTACAGCAGTTCGCCTGA
- the hypE gene encoding hydrogenase expression/formation protein HypE, producing MGSNHHILLDHGSGGEASQRFVKEFVLKFLSNPFLEKMDDSAELIIEGERWAFTTDSYVVDPIFFPGGDIGSLSVNGTVNDLSMQGARPLFLTLAFILEEGLPMEQLSAILESIAATADLAGVKIVAGDTKVVPRGHADKIFINTAGLGLIPPGIHVGVENARPGDCVLVSGSIGDHGLTILTQREGLRLQTPLRSDSAPLNKLVEALSPLGPQLHVLRDPTRGGVATALNEIAQRSAAGIRLHEDALPFKSGVLSAAEILGIDPLYAANEGIALVITAPDAADAALASLRLVPESRDARLIGEVTDELPGKVLLQTRVGGTRILPMLSGQQLPRIC from the coding sequence ATGGGATCGAATCATCATATTCTGCTCGACCACGGAAGCGGCGGAGAGGCCTCACAACGCTTTGTCAAGGAATTCGTCCTGAAATTTTTGTCCAATCCTTTTCTGGAAAAAATGGATGACAGCGCGGAGCTGATCATCGAAGGCGAAAGATGGGCTTTTACGACCGATTCCTATGTGGTCGATCCGATCTTTTTCCCGGGGGGGGACATCGGCTCATTATCGGTCAACGGAACCGTGAATGACCTGTCTATGCAAGGGGCCCGGCCGCTTTTTCTTACGCTGGCTTTCATCCTCGAGGAAGGTCTTCCCATGGAACAGCTTTCGGCAATCCTCGAAAGCATTGCGGCGACCGCCGACCTCGCGGGGGTCAAGATCGTCGCCGGCGATACGAAAGTGGTGCCCAGAGGTCACGCAGACAAGATTTTCATCAACACCGCCGGTCTGGGCTTGATCCCCCCCGGCATCCATGTCGGCGTGGAAAACGCCCGACCCGGGGACTGTGTCCTCGTAAGCGGTTCCATCGGGGATCACGGGCTCACTATCCTGACGCAGCGCGAAGGGCTTCGCCTCCAGACACCGCTCAGGAGCGATTCCGCTCCCCTCAACAAGCTGGTGGAGGCCCTCTCCCCTCTCGGCCCACAGCTCCATGTGCTGCGCGATCCGACCCGCGGCGGTGTCGCGACGGCCCTGAATGAGATCGCACAGCGCTCTGCTGCCGGCATCCGGCTGCACGAGGACGCACTCCCTTTTAAATCGGGCGTCCTTTCAGCCGCTGAAATCCTAGGGATCGATCCGCTCTATGCCGCAAATGAAGGCATCGCCCTTGTCATCACGGCACCCGATGCCGCCGATGCCGCCCTCGCATCCCTCCGTCTGGTTCCCGAGAGCCGCGACGCCCGGTTGATCGGGGAGGTGACGGATGAATTGCCCGGCAAGGTTCTCCTGCAGACCCGGGTTGGAGGCACTCGTATCCTACCCATGCTGAGCGGCCAACAACTCCCCCGCATCTGCTGA
- a CDS encoding D-alanine--D-alanine ligase family protein, whose translation MQKIRVALLAGGWSREREVSMASGDAVYEAFDKGKYDVERIDPARNLQTLVGGPGNFDVVFSVLHGKRGEDGCMQGLVEILGIPMVGSGVLGSAVSMNKQIAKDVYCRAGLKVAPYSVLSKDGPVKVGELIEKLGLPLVVKPVEEGSSIGMSLCRDEKEVLKGIELAFEHGEEIMVEVFLDGREITCCVIGGQSLETLPLIEIFSRSGAGFFDYAAKYSPGGAAEICPAVLADSTAERLSVAAKTAHRALHCGVWSRTDMILQGDDIFVLETNTLPGMTRRSLFPLAARTAGLNLSDLLDRLVRVALESADAGELLAAQHG comes from the coding sequence ATGCAGAAGATACGAGTGGCCTTACTGGCTGGGGGGTGGTCAAGGGAGCGGGAAGTGTCGATGGCGAGCGGTGACGCGGTTTATGAGGCGTTTGACAAGGGCAAATATGACGTCGAAAGGATCGACCCCGCCCGGAATCTGCAGACCCTGGTTGGCGGCCCCGGTAATTTCGATGTTGTATTCAGTGTGCTGCACGGGAAGAGGGGCGAGGATGGTTGCATGCAGGGGCTTGTGGAGATCCTCGGTATTCCCATGGTGGGATCAGGCGTTCTAGGCAGCGCCGTTTCGATGAATAAACAGATTGCCAAGGATGTCTATTGCCGGGCGGGATTGAAGGTTGCGCCATATAGCGTTCTCTCGAAGGACGGACCAGTCAAAGTCGGGGAACTTATCGAAAAGCTTGGGCTGCCCCTGGTTGTGAAACCCGTCGAGGAAGGGTCGAGCATCGGGATGTCATTGTGCCGGGACGAAAAAGAAGTCCTGAAAGGGATAGAGCTTGCCTTCGAGCATGGAGAGGAGATCATGGTGGAGGTCTTCCTGGACGGGCGCGAGATCACGTGTTGCGTAATCGGAGGCCAATCGCTCGAGACGCTGCCGTTGATCGAGATCTTCTCGAGATCCGGTGCCGGATTTTTCGACTATGCCGCCAAATACTCACCCGGCGGAGCCGCAGAAATCTGTCCGGCCGTTCTTGCGGACAGCACAGCCGAACGGCTTTCTGTTGCGGCGAAAACCGCGCATCGGGCGCTTCACTGCGGCGTGTGGAGCCGGACCGATATGATCCTCCAGGGAGACGACATCTTTGTTCTCGAAACAAACACCTTGCCAGGCATGACCCGAAGAAGCCTTTTTCCTTTAGCGGCCCGGACAGCCGGATTGAATTTGAGCGATTTGCTGGACAGACTTGTGCGGGTTGCCCTTGAATCAGCAGATGCGGGGGAGTTGTTGGCCGCTCAGCATGGGTAG
- the dnaA gene encoding chromosomal replication initiator protein DnaA, with protein MKSTWEEVKNLLKSELPNNHFTLWINPLTCLNHHATQLVLGCPNKFSRKWVSENYLPLIQKKFHEIGGAIPEIQLRVQPAGTCSTPARTEDEPLQLPLPAIGVPTGPKPLSRLGDFTFDSFVVGPCNEFAYSASKAMALNERWDYHSLLMLANTGLGKTHLAKAVGCQLLRGNPGLRVNYVTAEDFTNEMVVALKNNQIDQFKQKYRRSCDVLLLEEIHFLGGKEKTQAELGHTLDALANDKKKIIFTSAMPPKDIPSMSKELSSRLTSGLVTTIGRPDFETRTRILTRKADQHRLKLDKEIINMLADALKRDIRQMESALKCIRAKSELLNVKIDQQLVREILSSLVTINRSLSSKDIEKMVCHYYKIDSEMLQSKSRKKVFAFPRNVYAYLCRKFTDETLECIAKRINRSHSTVLYASELVEKKMKTDNTVRKQIAFISERLEELTKS; from the coding sequence ATGAAGTCCACTTGGGAGGAGGTCAAGAATTTGCTCAAATCTGAACTTCCGAATAACCATTTTACCCTCTGGATCAATCCGCTTACTTGTCTGAACCATCATGCTACGCAACTGGTCCTTGGTTGTCCGAACAAGTTTTCCCGAAAATGGGTGAGCGAAAATTATCTTCCGCTCATACAGAAGAAATTTCATGAAATCGGGGGTGCAATACCTGAGATCCAGCTTCGCGTGCAACCAGCCGGAACTTGCTCAACTCCCGCGAGAACTGAAGACGAACCCCTGCAACTCCCATTGCCCGCTATAGGGGTCCCCACTGGTCCAAAGCCACTTAGTCGTCTGGGTGATTTTACCTTCGATTCTTTCGTAGTGGGTCCCTGTAACGAGTTTGCCTACTCCGCTTCAAAAGCCATGGCCTTGAACGAGCGCTGGGATTACCACTCCCTTCTGATGCTGGCTAATACCGGCCTGGGTAAAACGCATCTAGCGAAGGCGGTCGGATGTCAACTGCTCCGTGGGAATCCCGGTTTGCGCGTCAATTATGTCACTGCCGAAGACTTCACGAACGAGATGGTTGTCGCGTTGAAAAATAATCAGATAGATCAATTCAAACAGAAATACCGGCGAAGCTGCGATGTTTTATTACTTGAAGAGATTCATTTTCTTGGTGGAAAGGAGAAAACTCAGGCGGAATTGGGACACACTTTGGATGCTCTTGCCAACGACAAAAAGAAAATCATCTTCACCAGTGCTATGCCCCCAAAAGATATCCCCAGCATGTCGAAAGAGCTGTCCTCGCGCCTCACCTCAGGCCTCGTCACGACTATCGGCCGACCCGATTTCGAAACGCGCACAAGGATTCTCACCAGGAAAGCTGACCAACATCGGCTCAAACTCGACAAAGAAATTATAAATATGCTGGCAGATGCGCTGAAAAGGGACATACGGCAGATGGAGAGTGCCCTTAAGTGTATTAGAGCAAAATCAGAACTGCTGAATGTCAAGATTGACCAGCAACTTGTTCGCGAAATTCTCTCATCACTGGTTACAATAAACCGATCATTGTCCTCTAAAGATATAGAAAAGATGGTATGTCACTACTACAAAATAGACTCTGAAATGTTACAGTCTAAATCGCGCAAAAAGGTTTTTGCATTTCCACGAAATGTTTATGCGTATCTCTGTAGGAAATTTACTGATGAAACGCTTGAATGTATTGCAAAACGGATCAACCGCAGCCACTCCACAGTCCTTTACGCTTCCGAGCTGGTAGAGAAAAAAATGAAGACCGATAACACCGTTCGAAAGCAGATTGCCTTTATCAGCGAAAGACTCGAAGAGCTTACTAAATCGTGA
- a CDS encoding ParA family protein — translation MGVVIAIVNQKGGVGKTTTAVNLSASLAAVDKTCLLIDCDPQGNATTGLGFDRRQMGKGLYDLLTEAGSTEGVVTATGMPKLHLMAATSLLIGAEVEIAGMPDKEYRLRERLSLVRGGFDYIFLDCPPSLGYLTVNALTAADAVLVPLQCEYYALEGLSQLLHTIRAVKQTLNPTLAIAGILLTMYDQRNNLSQQVAGEVREHFGGSVLQTVIPRNVRLSEAPSHGKPILLYDIRCKGAQSYLELAKELIQKGIGDNGKKKGAR, via the coding sequence ATGGGAGTGGTCATTGCCATTGTCAACCAGAAGGGCGGGGTAGGAAAGACGACCACGGCCGTCAACCTTTCCGCGTCCCTGGCTGCAGTCGACAAAACGTGCCTTCTGATCGACTGCGATCCGCAGGGGAATGCCACCACCGGACTGGGATTCGACAGAAGGCAGATGGGAAAGGGGCTTTACGATCTCCTCACCGAGGCGGGGAGTACGGAGGGTGTCGTCACGGCCACCGGAATGCCGAAGCTCCATCTGATGGCGGCCACCAGCCTTCTCATCGGCGCCGAGGTCGAGATCGCTGGGATGCCCGATAAGGAATACCGCCTGCGGGAGAGGCTTTCCCTGGTCCGTGGGGGCTTCGATTATATCTTTCTCGACTGCCCGCCGTCACTGGGGTATTTGACCGTCAATGCCTTGACCGCCGCCGATGCGGTGCTGGTCCCGTTGCAGTGCGAATATTATGCCCTCGAAGGACTTTCCCAGCTTCTGCACACCATCCGAGCCGTGAAACAGACGCTGAATCCCACCCTTGCGATCGCCGGGATCTTGTTGACCATGTACGATCAGCGCAATAACCTTTCCCAGCAGGTCGCCGGGGAGGTCAGAGAGCATTTCGGGGGGAGCGTCCTGCAGACCGTCATTCCCCGCAACGTCCGTTTGAGTGAGGCCCCGAGCCACGGCAAGCCTATTCTCCTGTATGATATCCGCTGCAAAGGTGCCCAGAGCTATCTCGAACTTGCAAAGGAACTGATCCAGAAAGGAATCGGCGACAATGGTAAAAAGAAAGGCGCTCGGTAA
- a CDS encoding CooT family nickel-binding protein, with the protein MCESKAYLFESGRENLVLESVDLLEEKPEGVRIVNLFGEERLLKARVKTLSLVDHKIILEPLS; encoded by the coding sequence ATGTGTGAATCCAAGGCATACCTGTTCGAATCAGGCCGGGAGAACCTGGTGCTCGAAAGCGTCGATTTGTTGGAAGAGAAGCCGGAGGGGGTGCGGATCGTCAATCTCTTTGGCGAGGAGCGCCTCCTGAAGGCGCGTGTCAAGACCCTTTCGCTCGTCGATCACAAGATCATTCTCGAGCCCCTTTCATGA
- the plsY gene encoding glycerol-3-phosphate 1-O-acyltransferase PlsY, which translates to MGTLLFLGIGAFLLGSIPFGRLVGYFAGHIDVRNAGSGNIGATNVARQLGIGWGLLTLVLDMLKGFLPVAAAQRLVSGDAAVYAGITVGLAALLGHQFSVFQRFAGGKGVATALGVFLALSPVACLTGLGIFVVLVLKWRYISLGSLAAAASVPITLHLQDFHLSVVLGAVIGAALIFFRHRQNILRLIRGREPKWGQKISGELL; encoded by the coding sequence ATGGGCACCCTGTTGTTCCTCGGTATCGGCGCTTTTCTTCTCGGTTCCATTCCATTCGGCCGTCTAGTCGGTTACTTCGCCGGCCATATCGATGTGCGGAATGCAGGCAGCGGGAACATCGGCGCAACCAACGTCGCCCGTCAATTGGGAATTGGATGGGGGCTCTTGACGCTTGTCCTCGATATGCTCAAAGGGTTTCTTCCCGTGGCCGCGGCACAGCGGCTGGTTTCGGGGGACGCGGCGGTGTATGCCGGCATCACCGTTGGCCTGGCAGCCCTTCTGGGGCATCAGTTTTCCGTATTTCAACGGTTCGCCGGGGGTAAAGGCGTAGCAACCGCCCTTGGGGTCTTTCTGGCCCTCTCTCCGGTTGCCTGCTTGACAGGCCTCGGAATCTTCGTGGTTCTGGTCCTGAAATGGAGATACATCTCGCTCGGCTCTCTGGCTGCCGCCGCTTCCGTACCTATCACCCTCCATCTGCAGGATTTTCACCTCTCGGTCGTGCTCGGAGCCGTCATTGGCGCGGCTTTGATCTTCTTTCGACATCGCCAGAACATCCTGAGGCTGATCCGCGGCCGTGAGCCGAAATGGGGGCAAAAGATCTCAGGCGAACTGCTGTAG
- a CDS encoding DUF3842 family protein: MKIMVIDGQGGGIGAAIIKGIRENLGDALEILALGTNSIATSRMMKAGANRGGTGENAIVSSSRKADIIAGPLGILITDAMMGEVTAAIAAAVGSCSARKILIPLTQEPVKVVGVSGDPLPHLVLKVVEMIREVQSDV, encoded by the coding sequence ATGAAGATCATGGTCATCGATGGGCAAGGAGGCGGAATCGGTGCCGCCATCATCAAGGGCATACGGGAGAATTTGGGGGATGCGCTGGAGATTCTCGCCCTGGGCACCAATTCGATCGCTACATCCAGAATGATGAAAGCGGGTGCCAATCGGGGAGGAACGGGCGAAAACGCGATTGTCTCAAGCAGCCGAAAGGCCGACATCATTGCAGGACCGCTGGGCATTCTGATTACAGACGCCATGATGGGTGAGGTGACTGCCGCCATTGCGGCGGCTGTCGGTTCATGCAGCGCCAGAAAGATACTGATTCCTTTGACCCAGGAACCCGTCAAGGTGGTGGGCGTATCCGGAGATCCTCTCCCTCATCTGGTCCTGAAGGTCGTGGAGATGATACGGGAGGTGCAGTCAGATGTGTGA